GGCCCCCCGGATGCTGCCagcccttccccaccacccctgAAGTTGTGGGAGACGTTTGGGGTGTGGGAGGTTCCTAGCGGCCTTCAAAACCCTCGGCACAGACGCCGGCGGGGCCAAGCCACTCCTCTGTGCCCGCCTGAAACTTCTCGCCTCTGAATCCTCAGACGGgccccaccaaaaagaaaaagagagcccGCCAGAGTTTAACGCCGTCTTGTAAATCACTTTCCGGATAATTGCGGGAAACGAACGCTCCAGCAAACAAGCGCGAGGAATAAAGCAAACAGGGAATAAATTCCTGGGTGCTCATAAACCCACCCATGCCGCCCCCACCCTTCCCAGCGCCCCCGCGGGGCCAGGCCCGACGTcagccctggaggaggaggaagctgggacCGGCGGTCGGTGGCCACTGCTCGCCACCCAAGATGTTATTCTTTGGCAACAATCCCCATTATCTGTCCCCACTTTGGGCTAATCAGACAGAATCGCTAATGCGGAGGGCTGCTTCCTGCCGCCTCTGGGAGGTAACGGGGCGCCCGAGGGGCGGgggacggggcggggcggggggcggaggTGGCACCTTCCGGGCTCGCCGGGGCTTTGGTCCCGCACGCATTCAGGTACTTGACACTCGGGAGTCCCGGACCTCGCCCGGGTGGGAAGAGCTGTTTATATAAACAGGGATTCCACGGTAGATGCCCTAATATCTCGGCAGCCAGTGCATGGCGTGCGCCTCTCACGCCCACCCATAGGAGCGGCGTCCCCGGCCGCCCCTCGGTTCCCAGCCTGCCCTGCCCccgcctccttcccctcctcggCCATGGCTACCTCTGGACGCCTCGGCTTCACCGTGCGCAGTCTCCTGGACTTACCGGAGCAGGACGCGCAGCACCTACGGAGGCGGGAGCCCGAGCTACGCGCCCCCGGCCCCTACGCCACCTGGCTGGAATCGGAGCGCGGCCACTACCCCTGTGAGTGAGCGGTGGACGGCGGCAGGGGTGGAGGCGAGGGAAGTGGGGAGCGCAGAGCCAAGCCCCCGGCCCTCGCAGGGCTGGGAAGCGGAAACCCCAGCCCAGGGTCTGGGTTTCCTCAGTGTCGGTCGGTCCCAGAGGCTCTGTCCTCTTCAAACCCCTATGCCAGTTGGCACATCTTGAGATAAGATCCCTGCGCCTGACACTAACGCCCGGGATTTGGGTTTCTGTTTCTAGGGgtcagaatatttaaatatttaagacaCCGCCCTTAAGTGCCTGAAACAGTGGCCACGTTCTCCCGGCCTCGGTTTGGGATGGGCAGTACTGGCGAGCCTGGATTCAGGGCTTTGTAAACCTCGGCAAACCGCAGTGCAGTCGACCTGGAAGTGGCCCGTTTTGGTGAGGCAGCTTGCAGTGAATTCGTCTGCCAGCGCAGCGACCAGGGCCGACTTGTTTTAACGCGGGGTGGGTTTCTTTGGGGGCGCGATCCCAGGTTGTGGTGTAAAAGGTTATCGTATTCGGAGAGGTGGGTGTTCAGATATGGGCCCAGGGAAGGAAACGGCCTCATCCCAAAAGCCGCGGGCGAGTGGGTCGGCGCCCGCACGCGAGAGGCGGCCGGCCCGCAGAGGGGCCGGCGTCTCACCAGGCCGTGTCTCCTTTGCGTCCCTAGCCTCGGACGAGAGCAGCCCAGAGGCCAGCCCGCGGGACTCGTCGCAGCGGCCGTCCGCTCGGCCTGCGTCTCCGGGCTCGGACGCCGAGAAGAGGAAGAAGCGGCGGGTGCTGTTCTCCAAGGCGCAGACGCTGGAGTTGGAGCGGCGCTTCCGGCAGCAGCGCTACCTGTCAGCGCCAGAGCGCGAGCAGCTGGCGCGCCTGCTGCGCCTCACGCCCACGCAGGTCAAAATCTGGTTCCAGAACC
Above is a genomic segment from Pseudorca crassidens isolate mPseCra1 chromosome 1, mPseCra1.hap1, whole genome shotgun sequence containing:
- the NKX2-8 gene encoding homeobox protein Nkx-2.8; its protein translation is MATSGRLGFTVRSLLDLPEQDAQHLRRREPELRAPGPYATWLESERGHYPSSDESSPEASPRDSSQRPSARPASPGSDAEKRKKRRVLFSKAQTLELERRFRQQRYLSAPEREQLARLLRLTPTQVKIWFQNHRYKLKRARAPGAAEAPDLAAAAEVRAAPGLLRRVVVPVLVRDGQPCGGSGEVGTAAARDKSGATPAAACPLPGYTAFGPGSAFGLFPAYQHLAPPALVSWNW